A segment of the Lelliottia amnigena genome:
CCGCCGTGTCCGTTGCAGATTCGCGCATCGCTTGCTCTTCATTGCCACCCTGCGCTTTCACACGCTCCATTGTCATCTTACGGAAAATCACCGAAATCATCTGGAAGGTCGAGGCACTGCCCAGACCGGCCGTCAGGAACAGCACCATAAACACGGCGAAGAACGCGCCAAAAATTACCGCCCTGCCCGTGGGTTGGCAGCGTCAGGAACAGCAGTCCGCAGAAAATAGCCATCAACACAAAGTTAACCAGCGTAACGCGCGTCCCGCCCCAGACGGTCGGAAATCATCCCACCGGTTGAACGTGCCAGGGCGCCAATGAACGGGCCGAAGAACGCGTAATGCAGGATCTGTACATCCGGGAACTGGGTTTTCGACAGCATGGCGAAACCGGCAGAGAAGCCGATAAACGATCCGAACGTTGCCAGATAGAGCAGCGCCCATAATCCACAGATGCGCGCGCTTCAGTACCGGCAACTGTTCGCTCAGAGAGGCTTTAGACGCGGACAGGTCGTTCATGAAGAACCACGCCAGCAGGGTCAATACCACCAGGAACGGTACCCAGATCCAGGCCGCATTCTGCAGATACAGCATTGAACCGTCCGGTTGTTCCGCACCGCCGCCGCCAAATACCGCGAAGATCGAGACAGAGATCGCCAATGGCGCAATCAGCTGCATAACGCTGACGCCCATGTTACCCATGCCGCCGTTAATACCGAGTGCACCACCCTGCTTCGCCTTCGGGAAGAAGAAGCTGATATTCGCCATACTGGACGCGAAGTTAGCCCCCGCAAAAACCGCACAACAGCGCGATGGTCACGAAAACGCTAAACGGTGTAGAGGTGTCCTGCACCGCAAAACCGAGCCACACGCAAGGAATAATCATGATGCCGGTGCTGAATGCCGTCCAGCGACGGCCACCAAACAGCGGGCACCATAAACGCGTAAGGCACACGCAGCAGCGCACCCGAACAACGCAGGCAACGCCGTCAGCATAAACAGCTGATCGGTCGTAAATTTAAAACCGACTTTAGGTAAGTTCACCGCCACGGCACTAAACAGCATCCACACGCAAAACGCCAACAACAAACACGGAACAGAAATCCACAGATTACGACTTGCTATACGTTGCCCGCGCTGTTGCCAGAACACCGGATCTTCCGGACGCCAATCGCTAATAACAGCACCAGTATCCCTTTCGGGGCGGATGAGTGACTCATAGACACCTCTGATTATCAAAATGATGCTGCAAACTGTAGGGTTTTAAGCAGGCGGTAAGTTGATATAAATCAAAGGAAAAGGGGGCAGATTAGCGCGCGAAAATCGTCATTACCCTAAGTGAGTAGGGTTTTTCGATAAAAAAGGTGTGGTTTTTCACGGTGCTGACGACGTAAGTTCACCGCCTCCCCCCGACGATTACCCACATGGCAATTTAGGAGTAATCCCTTGTTGGTATGGGTATACTCCAGGGTATACACCAGAATAGCGCCATTCCTGGAGGCAGGCAAAATCCGGAGCAAGGCAAGCCCATGTTAAAACGACTCTTCTCCCCGCTGACGCTGGTTAATCAGTTGGCCCTCATCGTATTGCTGTCCACCGCTGTGGGTGTGACGGGCATGGCGATCTCTGGCTGGCTGGTGCAGGGCGTACAGGGTAGCGCCCATGCCATCAACGAGGCAGGATCGCTGCGTATGCAGAGTTATCGCCTGCTGGCGGCCGTCCCGCTTACGCCGGTAGACAAACCCCTGCTGGACGACATGGAACGCACCGCATTCAGCCCGGAACTGGTGATCGCCGCGCGGCGTGATGGTCAGCAGGCCCAGTTGAAGGCATTGCAGGGTTACTGGCATAGCCAACTGGAGCCCGGCCTTAAGCAGGCAAAAAGCGCGGAAACCGTTGCCGATGACGTCGCCCGTTTTGTCGCCCGAATCGACACGCTGGTTTCCTCCTTCGATTCCTCCACCGAAATGCGCATTGAACGCGTCGTGATGGTCCACCGGGCAATGGCTATTTTTATGGCTCTTCTGCTCATTTTCACCATCGTCTGGCTGCGTGCGCGTTTGCTGTATCCATGGCAACAACTGCTGGCCGTCGCGCGGGCCGTCACGGAAAGAGATTTTACCCAGCGCGCACACATTAGCGGACGCAACGAAATGGCCATGCTGGGTCAGGCGCTTAACACTATGTCTGGGGAACTGGCCGAAAGCTACGCGGTGCTGGAAAAGCGCGTACAGGAAAAAACGGCGGGTCTGGAGCAAAAGAACGAAATTCTCTCTTTCCTGTGGCAGGCAAACCGCCGTCTGCATTCGCAAATCCCGCTTTGTGAACGCCTTTCGCCAGTGCTCAACGGCCTGCAAAGTCTCACGCTTTTGCATGATATCGAACTGCGGGTCTATGACGTTGAAGACGAAGAAAATCACCAGGAATTCACCTGCCAGTCCGATATGTCCTGCGATGACAAAGGCTGTCATCTCTGTCCGCGCGGTTTACCGCCGCTCCCCAGTAGCGGTACAACGCTGAAATGGCGTCTCACTGACAGCCACACTCAGTACGGTATCCTGCTGGCAACGCTCCCGACGGGTCGTCATTTGAACCACGATCAGCAACAGCTGGTCGACACGCTGGTCGAACAGCTCACCGCGACCCTGGCGCTCGACAGACACCAGGAAAAACAACAGCAGCTGATCGTGATGGAAGAGCGCGCCACCATCGCCCGCGAGCTTCACGATTCGATCGCGCAATCGCTCTCCTGCATGAAAATGCAGGTCAGCTGTCTGCAAATGCAGGATGACGGACTGCCCGAGAGCAGTAAGCAGCTGCTGGGCCAGATCCGCAACGAGCTGAATACCTCATGGGTGCAGCTTCGCGAGCTGTTAACGACCTTCCGCCTGCAGCTCACGGAACCCGGGCTACGGCCTGCGCTGGAGTCGAGTTGCGATGAATTCAGTGCCCGGCTGGGCTTCCCGGTGAAGCTGGATTATCAGCTCCCCCCGCGTTTTGTGCCCTCTCATCAGGCCATACATTTGCTGCAAATCGCCCGTGAGGCATTGAGCAATACGCTCAAGCACGCCAGCGCGACGGCAGTAACCGTGACCGTAAGTCACCACAATAATCAGGTGAAACTTACCGTCCAGGATAACGGCTGCGGCGTGCCGGAAAACGCTGAGAGAAGCAACCACTATGGTTTAATTATTATGCGAGACCGAGCGCAAAGCCTGCGCGGAGATTGCCGGGTTCGCCGGGGTGAGTCTGGCGGCACTGAAGTAGTGGTGACATTTATACCCGAAAAGCCTCTAACCACTTATCCAGGAGAAAATTATGTCTAATCAGGAACCGGCAACCATTCTGTTAATCGACGATCATCCGATGCTGCGCACCGGCGTAAGACAACTTGTCAGCATGGCGGAAGATATTACCGTTGTGGGTGAAGCCAGCAACGGTGAACAGGGTATTGAACTTGCCGAATCTCTCGATCCTGATTTGATCCTGCTTGATCTCAATATGCCTGGCATGAACGGTCTGGAAACGCTGGATAAATTGCGTGAAAAATCGCTGTCCGGGCGGATCGTGGTGTTTAGCGTATCCAACCATGAAGAAGACGTGGTGACCGCGCTGAAACGCGGGGCCGATGGCTATCTGCTCAAAGATATGGAACCGGAAGATTTACTCAAAGCCCTGCAACAGGCGGCAGCGGGTGAAATGGTACTGAGCGAAGCGCTAACGCCCGTCCTCGCCGCCAGCCTGCGCGCCAACCGCGCCA
Coding sequences within it:
- the narK_2 gene encoding nitrite extrusion protein 1, whose amino-acid sequence is MANISFFFPKAKQGGALGINGGMGNMGVSVMQLIAPLAISVSIFAVFGGGGAEQPDGSMLYLQNAAWIWVPFLVVLTLLAWFFMNDLSASKASLSEQLPVLKRAHLWIMGAALSGNVRIVYRLLCRFRHAVENPVPGCTDPALRVLRPVHWRPGTFNRWDDFRPSGAGRALRWLTLC
- the narX_1 gene encoding nitrate/nitrite sensor protein NarX; translated protein: MLKRLFSPLTLVNQLALIVLLSTAVGVTGMAISGWLVQGVQGSAHAINEAGSLRMQSYRLLAAVPLTPVDKPLLDDMERTAFSPELVIAARRDGQQAQLKALQGYWHSQLEPGLKQAKSAETVADDVARFVARIDTLVSSFDSSTEMRIERVVMVHRAMAIFMALLLIFTIVWLRARLLYPWQQLLAVARAVTERDFTQRAHISGRNEMAMLGQALNTMSGELAESYAVLEKRVQEKTAGLEQKNEILSFLWQANRRLHSQIPLCERLSPVLNGLQSLTLLHDIELRVYDVEDEENHQEFTCQSDMSCDDKGCHLCPRGLPPLPSSGTTLKWRLTDSHTQYGILLATLPTGRHLNHDQQQLVDTLVEQLTATLALDRHQEKQQQLIVMEERATIARELHDSIAQSLSCMKMQVSCLQMQDDGLPESSKQLLGQIRNELNTSWVQLRELLTTFRLQLTEPGLRPALESSCDEFSARLGFPVKLDYQLPPRFVPSHQAIHLLQIAREALSNTLKHASATAVTVTVSHHNNQVKLTVQDNGCGVPENAERSNHYGLIIMRDRAQSLRGDCRVRRGESGGTEVVVTFIPEKPLTTYPGENYV
- the narL gene encoding nitrate/nitrite response regulator protein narL; translated protein: MSNQEPATILLIDDHPMLRTGVRQLVSMAEDITVVGEASNGEQGIELAESLDPDLILLDLNMPGMNGLETLDKLREKSLSGRIVVFSVSNHEEDVVTALKRGADGYLLKDMEPEDLLKALQQAAAGEMVLSEALTPVLAASLRANRATSDRDVTQLTPRERDILKLIAQGLPNKMIARRLDITESTVKVHVKHMLKKMKLKSRVEAAVWVHQDRIF